One part of the Micrococcus sp. 2A genome encodes these proteins:
- the pafA gene encoding Pup--protein ligase — protein MGVAPADAERSRRIFGLETEYGVQHWNPGARPLSAEEVVRYLFRPVVEWGRSSNVFVRNGSRLYLDVGSHPEYATAECSTLEELIASDAAGDLILQDLIAQAEDHMAADGIGGRIYLYRNNADSSGSSYGSHENYLLRRRTEYRRLTEALVPFLVSRQILVGAGRVVPAGTWPEGSGTAHFAFSQRADFVQDGVSSSTTRSRPIINTRDEPHADASEYRRLHVIVGDTSLSEHTHLLRFGATDLLLRMIEAGFPLGDRVVAQPTRAVRQISHDLTGTARIALREGDASALELQEHYLGRARAFVDREGAHHERVEEILELWGAVLEAVRSQDFTPIEDRIDWAIKRRVLEDYRARHDLAWDSPRVAQLDLAFHDITEGRGLFRILRERGTVRRLLPEDAARDAVGAAPPTTRARVRADFIARARERGMDYAVDWTTLKLTDHPLHAISAKDPFETSSAAVDRLFERVGAAG, from the coding sequence ATCGGCGTCGCTCCCGCGGACGCGGAGCGCTCCCGCCGCATCTTCGGCCTCGAGACCGAGTACGGCGTGCAGCACTGGAACCCCGGCGCCCGGCCCCTGAGCGCGGAGGAGGTGGTCCGCTACCTCTTCCGCCCCGTGGTGGAGTGGGGCCGGTCCTCGAACGTCTTCGTCCGCAACGGCTCCCGCCTCTACCTCGACGTCGGCTCGCACCCCGAGTACGCCACCGCGGAGTGCTCCACGCTCGAGGAGCTGATCGCCTCCGACGCCGCGGGTGACCTGATCCTCCAGGACCTCATCGCCCAGGCTGAAGACCACATGGCCGCGGACGGCATCGGCGGGCGCATCTACCTGTACCGCAACAACGCCGACTCCTCGGGCAGCTCCTACGGCAGCCACGAGAACTACCTGCTCCGCCGGCGCACCGAGTACCGCCGCCTCACCGAGGCGCTCGTGCCCTTCCTCGTCTCCCGCCAGATCCTGGTGGGCGCCGGCCGTGTGGTCCCCGCCGGCACGTGGCCGGAGGGCTCGGGCACGGCGCACTTCGCCTTCTCCCAGCGCGCCGACTTCGTGCAGGACGGGGTCTCCTCCTCCACCACCCGCTCCCGTCCCATCATCAACACCCGGGACGAGCCGCACGCCGACGCCTCCGAGTACCGCCGCCTCCACGTGATCGTGGGGGACACCAGCCTCTCCGAGCACACCCACCTGCTGCGCTTCGGCGCCACGGACCTCCTGCTGCGGATGATCGAGGCCGGCTTCCCGCTGGGGGACAGGGTGGTGGCCCAGCCCACGAGGGCGGTCCGCCAGATCTCACACGACCTCACGGGCACCGCGCGCATCGCTCTGCGCGAGGGCGACGCCTCGGCCCTCGAGCTGCAGGAGCACTACCTCGGGCGCGCCCGGGCGTTCGTGGACCGCGAGGGCGCCCACCACGAGCGGGTGGAGGAGATCCTCGAGCTGTGGGGCGCGGTGCTCGAGGCCGTGCGCAGCCAGGACTTCACCCCCATCGAGGACCGCATCGACTGGGCGATCAAGCGGCGCGTGCTCGAGGACTACCGCGCCCGGCACGACCTCGCGTGGGACTCCCCGCGCGTGGCCCAGCTGGACCTGGCCTTCCACGACATCACGGAGGGCCGCGGCCTGTTCCGCATCCTGCGCGAGCGCGGCACGGTGCGTCGCCTGCTGCCCGAGGACGCCGCGCGCGACGCCGTCGGCGCCGCCCCGCCGACCACGCGTGCCCGCGTGCGCGCGGACTTCATCGCGCGTGCCCGCGAGCGCGGCATGGACTACGCCGTGGACTGGACCACGCTGAAGCTCACCGACCACCCGCTGCACGCCATCTCGGCGAAGGACCCGTTCGAGACCTCCTCGGCCGCGGTCGACCGGCTCTTCGAGCGGGTGGGGGCGGCGGGCTGA
- a CDS encoding FKBP-type peptidyl-prolyl cis-trans isomerase: MTTHENPIPGASRRRRPLTLLSLGLASLLLATGCAGGQDAGEEPEPSAQSSQSTTQQAGESEAPRKAAGEGQGEPGALEGVHVTEAENGEPEVRIETPIETDQPSTRVLTAGEGELARSGDVVKFSTVIVDPATGEVEAENFSSEPQTAPLDDRVQQMFPEMFELFATNGVGSVVAAYSPERQEPTGPAPSASSSASSSPSASPSTTTVPAQLFVYKIDAIVPRTAQGAEVTERDDRLPEVSVGEDGTPTIAKPEGSPPAEMVVQPLIQGEGAEVGEDDTVTVQYSGVTWSDGETFDSSWESGASATFSLNGVIPGWKEGLAGQKVGSRVLLSIPADKAYGEQGSPPKIGPNEPLLFVVDILDAQAPAAPQN; the protein is encoded by the coding sequence ATGACCACCCACGAGAACCCCATCCCGGGCGCGTCCCGTCGTCGGCGTCCGCTGACCCTGCTGTCCCTCGGCCTCGCCTCCCTCCTGCTCGCCACAGGGTGTGCCGGCGGGCAGGACGCCGGCGAGGAGCCCGAGCCCTCGGCGCAGTCCTCGCAGAGCACCACGCAGCAGGCAGGCGAGTCCGAGGCGCCGCGCAAGGCCGCCGGCGAGGGCCAGGGCGAGCCCGGCGCGCTCGAGGGCGTGCACGTCACCGAGGCGGAGAACGGCGAGCCCGAGGTGAGGATCGAGACGCCGATCGAGACCGACCAGCCGAGCACGCGGGTCCTCACGGCCGGTGAGGGCGAGCTGGCCCGGTCGGGCGACGTCGTGAAGTTCTCCACGGTGATCGTGGACCCGGCCACGGGCGAGGTGGAGGCCGAGAACTTCTCCTCGGAGCCACAGACCGCGCCGCTGGACGACCGGGTCCAGCAGATGTTCCCCGAGATGTTCGAGCTGTTCGCCACCAACGGCGTGGGCAGCGTCGTCGCGGCCTACTCGCCCGAGCGTCAGGAGCCCACCGGCCCGGCCCCGTCCGCGTCCTCATCCGCGTCTTCCTCCCCGTCCGCCTCGCCCTCCACGACCACGGTGCCGGCCCAGCTGTTCGTCTACAAGATCGACGCGATCGTGCCGCGCACGGCCCAGGGGGCCGAGGTCACGGAGCGCGACGATCGCCTGCCCGAGGTCAGCGTGGGCGAGGACGGCACGCCCACGATCGCCAAGCCCGAGGGCAGCCCTCCGGCGGAGATGGTGGTCCAGCCCCTCATCCAGGGCGAGGGCGCCGAGGTCGGGGAGGACGACACGGTCACCGTGCAGTACAGCGGCGTGACGTGGTCCGACGGGGAGACCTTCGACTCCTCGTGGGAGAGTGGCGCGTCGGCCACGTTCAGCCTCAACGGCGTGATCCCGGGTTGGAAGGAGGGCCTGGCCGGGCAGAAGGTCGGGTCGCGCGTCCTGCTGTCCATCCCTGCGGACAAGGCCTACGGTGAGCAGGGCAGTCCGCCGAAGATCGGCCCGAACGAGCCGCTGCTCTTCGTGGTGGACATCCTCGACGCCCAGGCTCCGGCCGCCCCGCAGAACTGA
- a CDS encoding FKBP-type peptidyl-prolyl cis-trans isomerase, with amino-acid sequence MSFGQRDYDRDRPEIEFPGDIPPTELVVEDLIPGSGPAVERGSRVQVHYVGVSWSTGEEFDASWNRGTPLPLTVGVGQVIAGWDQGLLGMQVGGRRRLEIPPHLAYGSQGAGGAIGPDETLIFVCDLVSID; translated from the coding sequence GTGTCCTTCGGCCAGCGTGACTACGACCGCGACCGCCCCGAGATCGAGTTCCCGGGCGACATCCCGCCCACCGAGCTCGTGGTGGAGGACCTCATCCCCGGTTCCGGCCCCGCGGTGGAGCGCGGATCCCGCGTCCAGGTGCACTACGTGGGCGTCTCGTGGTCCACGGGCGAGGAGTTCGACGCCTCGTGGAACCGCGGCACTCCGCTGCCGCTGACCGTGGGCGTCGGCCAGGTCATCGCCGGGTGGGACCAGGGCCTGCTCGGCATGCAGGTGGGCGGTCGCCGTCGCCTCGAGATCCCGCCGCACCTGGCCTACGGGTCCCAGGGGGCCGGGGGCGCCATCGGCCCGGACGAGACCCTCATCTTCGTGTGCGACCTGGTCTCGATCGACTGA
- a CDS encoding WYL domain-containing protein, with product MAASLARRSTAEPAERIISLLWLLLHEPRGYTREQIRRLVVGYEDLGEGAFAKLFQRDRRVLRAVGVPLLRAARADDGGEDAEEGSRYRVDREALLLRDLDLTVDERRALVRARRLWADSPLRADVVRAVGLLFHPADLADDDALAGYHTVMPRSDPRLEVLTEAAAEQSTVRFAYRDAAGALRERTVRVWFLTLVRGRWYATGWDLDRGAERSFRLTRMETDPVLAEHAPEAPARPEGYDAAGLRVRLAGQADAERVRVWLAPGRGQAVRVAGRAVDPRADDGPPPAAGWELWEAAGGAREDGLGAEVAALLGEALFSPAHAGLVHRLAEDLEAAAAVHAPEPDPAWESLSLAPPVRRRARHSSEDLVGRLLDIVGLANRAGGVERAELLDRLGVTSRELDRDLALLAYCGMPEREFPGFQFDVEEEGGRIRVHQAAELAAPVRLTLPEAHTLVATLQTVADMTVLPAADREAARSAQRRIRERLIAAGEPLAEDPESAALLDAPTPGAAGPAAVVAHWDVAVDPETVRTLLDAIAEHRVLRLRYHAVRSDTQSERDVEPLAVVQDRTRLYLHAWCREAGDHRVFRVDRVSEIRETGERFRPRPRPAASHAPSDAGDEGLVAVVRWSHRVRDAADGYHPLAQAHLPGGDRVTRLALTGADVAAALVARHGGDVEVLAPAALRAEVAERAGRAARRARTGVA from the coding sequence GTGGCCGCCTCCCTCGCCCGCCGCTCCACCGCCGAGCCCGCCGAGCGGATCATCTCCCTGCTGTGGCTGCTCCTCCACGAGCCCCGCGGCTACACGCGGGAGCAGATCCGTCGCCTCGTGGTCGGCTACGAGGACCTGGGCGAGGGGGCGTTCGCCAAGCTGTTCCAGCGAGACCGCCGCGTGCTGCGCGCCGTGGGGGTCCCGCTGCTGCGTGCCGCCCGGGCCGACGACGGCGGCGAGGACGCGGAGGAGGGATCGCGGTACCGCGTGGACCGCGAGGCGCTCCTGCTGCGCGACCTCGACCTGACGGTGGACGAGCGCCGGGCGCTCGTGCGGGCCCGCCGGCTGTGGGCGGACTCCCCGCTGCGCGCGGACGTGGTGCGCGCCGTCGGGCTGCTCTTCCATCCGGCCGACCTGGCCGACGACGACGCCCTCGCCGGCTACCACACCGTGATGCCGCGGTCGGATCCGCGGCTCGAGGTGCTCACCGAGGCCGCGGCCGAGCAGAGCACGGTGCGCTTCGCGTACCGCGACGCCGCGGGGGCGCTGCGAGAGCGGACCGTGCGCGTCTGGTTCCTCACCCTCGTGCGGGGGCGCTGGTACGCCACGGGATGGGACCTGGACCGCGGCGCCGAGCGCAGCTTCCGCCTCACCCGCATGGAGACCGATCCGGTGCTCGCCGAGCACGCCCCCGAGGCCCCCGCGCGTCCCGAGGGCTATGACGCCGCCGGCCTGCGCGTGCGCCTGGCCGGGCAGGCCGACGCCGAGCGCGTGCGGGTGTGGCTCGCGCCGGGACGCGGCCAGGCGGTGCGGGTGGCCGGGCGCGCCGTGGACCCGCGGGCGGACGACGGCCCCCCGCCGGCGGCGGGGTGGGAGCTGTGGGAGGCCGCCGGCGGCGCTCGTGAGGACGGGCTCGGTGCCGAGGTGGCCGCCCTCCTGGGGGAGGCTCTCTTCTCCCCGGCCCATGCGGGCCTCGTCCACCGTCTCGCCGAGGACCTCGAGGCCGCCGCCGCCGTGCACGCGCCAGAGCCGGATCCCGCGTGGGAGTCCCTGTCGCTGGCCCCGCCCGTGCGCCGCCGCGCCCGACACTCGAGCGAGGACCTCGTGGGCCGGCTCCTGGACATCGTGGGGCTGGCCAACCGCGCCGGAGGCGTGGAGCGTGCCGAGCTGCTGGACCGCCTCGGCGTCACGTCCCGGGAGCTGGACCGCGACCTCGCGCTCCTCGCGTACTGCGGCATGCCCGAGCGCGAGTTCCCCGGCTTCCAGTTCGACGTGGAGGAGGAGGGCGGCCGGATCCGCGTCCACCAGGCGGCCGAGCTCGCCGCCCCGGTGCGGCTCACCCTGCCGGAGGCGCACACCCTCGTGGCCACCCTCCAGACCGTGGCGGACATGACCGTGCTGCCCGCCGCGGACCGGGAGGCCGCCCGCTCGGCGCAGCGCCGGATCCGCGAACGGCTGATCGCCGCGGGGGAGCCCCTGGCCGAGGACCCGGAGAGCGCCGCCCTCCTCGACGCCCCCACACCGGGCGCGGCGGGCCCGGCCGCCGTCGTCGCGCACTGGGACGTGGCGGTGGACCCGGAGACGGTGCGCACGCTCCTGGACGCGATCGCGGAGCACCGCGTGCTGCGGCTGCGCTACCACGCGGTGCGCTCGGACACCCAGTCCGAGCGGGACGTGGAGCCGCTCGCCGTGGTCCAGGACCGCACCCGGCTCTACCTGCACGCGTGGTGCCGCGAGGCCGGCGACCACCGGGTCTTCCGCGTGGACCGCGTGAGCGAGATCCGGGAGACCGGCGAGAGGTTCCGGCCCCGCCCGCGCCCCGCTGCCTCCCACGCTCCCTCCGACGCCGGCGACGAGGGGCTCGTCGCGGTGGTGCGGTGGTCCCACCGCGTGCGCGACGCCGCGGACGGCTACCACCCCCTCGCGCAGGCCCACCTGCCCGGCGGGGACCGTGTCACCCGGCTCGCGCTGACCGGCGCGGACGTCGCCGCGGCGCTCGTGGCCCGGCACGGCGGCGACGTCGAGGTGCTCGCCCCGGCGGCGCTGCGCGCGGAGGTCGCGGAGCGGGCCGGGAGGGCCGCTCGACGGGCCCGCACCGGGGTAGCCTAG
- a CDS encoding twin-arginine translocase TatA/TatE family subunit → MAGLQGWQLVIIILIALLLFAAPKLPTMARNLGQSMRIFSSEVKQMRTEGKEEEPNNGSTAADATEPVEGRVVDPDPRPRDDR, encoded by the coding sequence ATGGCCGGACTCCAGGGATGGCAGCTCGTCATCATCATCCTGATCGCGCTGCTGCTGTTCGCTGCGCCCAAGCTCCCCACGATGGCCCGCAACCTGGGCCAGTCCATGCGCATCTTCTCCTCCGAGGTGAAGCAGATGCGCACCGAGGGCAAGGAGGAGGAGCCGAACAACGGCTCCACCGCCGCGGACGCCACGGAGCCGGTCGAGGGCCGCGTCGTGGACCCGGACCCCCGCCCGCGCGACGACCGCTGA
- the tatC gene encoding twin-arginine translocase subunit TatC: MTSVEGEERAAGRRRTKARKQKNPHGEMPLREHLTELRNRILISAVAIALGSIVGFLLYEPIFTALVAPVVEAGKGRLSAVTFDSVGAPFDIMLQVSMFIGLLVSSPVWLYQIWAFVMPGLKKNEKRYALGFLGAAIPLFLAGVGLGWLVMPQAVQFFIQFSPANMPNLIPAQSYIPFVLRLFLAFGASLVLPVFLVGLNMIGVLPGRTIVQHWRITVFGVALVAALAAPGSDAVSMFYLAVPLVLLFGASIVLCLLNDRRRARRADHREQDVEAEIAAGPRPLDEI; encoded by the coding sequence ATGACCTCCGTCGAGGGTGAGGAACGCGCCGCCGGGCGGCGCCGCACGAAGGCCCGGAAGCAGAAGAACCCCCACGGGGAGATGCCCCTGCGCGAGCACCTCACGGAGCTGCGCAACCGCATCCTGATCTCGGCCGTGGCCATCGCGCTCGGCTCCATCGTGGGATTCCTCCTCTACGAGCCGATCTTCACCGCGCTGGTGGCCCCCGTGGTCGAGGCCGGCAAGGGCCGGCTCTCCGCCGTGACCTTCGACTCCGTGGGTGCGCCGTTCGACATCATGCTCCAGGTGTCGATGTTCATCGGGCTGCTCGTCTCGAGCCCGGTGTGGCTCTACCAGATCTGGGCGTTCGTGATGCCGGGCCTGAAGAAGAACGAGAAGCGCTACGCGCTCGGGTTCCTCGGCGCCGCCATCCCGCTGTTCCTCGCCGGCGTCGGCCTGGGCTGGCTCGTGATGCCCCAGGCCGTGCAGTTCTTCATCCAGTTCTCGCCGGCCAACATGCCCAACCTGATCCCCGCCCAGTCGTACATCCCGTTCGTGCTGCGCCTGTTCCTGGCCTTCGGGGCCTCCCTGGTGCTGCCGGTGTTCCTGGTCGGGCTGAACATGATCGGCGTGCTCCCCGGGCGCACCATCGTCCAGCACTGGCGCATCACCGTGTTCGGCGTGGCCCTGGTCGCCGCGCTGGCCGCCCCTGGCAGCGACGCCGTCTCGATGTTCTACCTCGCGGTCCCGCTGGTGCTGCTCTTCGGCGCCTCCATCGTGCTCTGCCTTCTGAACGACCGGCGTCGCGCGCGTCGCGCCGACCACCGCGAGCAGGACGTCGAGGCGGAGATCGCCGCCGGCCCCCGCCCGCTCGACGAGATCTGA
- a CDS encoding DEAD/DEAH box helicase, producing the protein MVPVIPNEPRGDDALPHDEPQLSPAERYARARASRTHAGSQLGLFAAGLGFPLDDFQVRACGEVEDGHGVLVAAPTGAGKTVVGEFAVHLALARGTKAFYTTPIKALSNQKYTDLVRAHGAERVGLLTGDTSINPDAQVVVMTTEVLRNMLYADSDALTDLGFVVMDEVHYLADRFRGPVWEEVIIHLPEHVQLISLSATVSNAEEFGAWLDTVRGATTVVVSEHRPVPLWQHVMAGSHLYDLFAEDVAFEDTADRDGAALLNPELKRLAVEAERGAQRPDWGRPGRRQDKGGRGGGPKGRTRGGRGGRDDRPDRSGRPAASGWDRDRGAAARTGHGEDAPRRRSMTTSRPEMIRVLEREGLLPCITFIFSRAGCDGAVEQCLRAGLDLTTPREKALVAERVEEVARLLPPEDLEVLGFWAWRDSLSRGFAAHHAGMLPPFKEAVEDLFAGGALKAVFATETLALGINMPARSVVIEKLVKFNGESHVDITAGEYTQLTGRAGRRGIDVEGHAVVMWRPGLDPAAVAGLASRRTYPLRSSFRPTYNMSVNLLSQVGADRARGILESSFAQFQADRSVVGLAREVRSKESSLEKYAAAMECHLGDVGEYLGLRKELASVQKSGSQGRRRAQIAAVKESLSDLAPGDVIQLDDGRQLGRAVVVLPAGNPQNPRVGVVTDKAQLRRITVDDVTGPVDPIAGAVLPQLLQVKTPAQRKDIAAAMREAVRIHRPPTGGRRRSTGFRLQEDTVSPRAEELRRALERHPCHGCQDREEHLRWGERWWGMKRELSVLRERIAGRTNTIARTFDRVVGLLNSYGYVRDDVADPADALTDKGQTLRRIYGERDLFASLVLHDPATASLTPEEWACVAALLVYQGKGETRGVVPMPTARLARVAEAAEAIEADLAAAEQAARLDPTPPTDPGLVGPVHRWVRGKSLRDTLQGADLAAGDFVRWARQVIDVLDQLAQVPGDAHRSRACRHAAGLVARGVVATSLPGAAQPGALG; encoded by the coding sequence ATGGTCCCCGTCATCCCGAACGAGCCGAGGGGCGATGACGCCCTGCCCCACGACGAGCCGCAGCTCAGCCCGGCCGAGCGCTACGCCCGCGCCCGGGCGTCCCGCACCCACGCCGGATCCCAGCTCGGCCTGTTCGCCGCGGGCCTGGGCTTCCCCCTGGACGACTTCCAGGTGCGTGCGTGCGGCGAGGTGGAGGACGGCCACGGCGTGCTCGTGGCGGCGCCCACCGGAGCGGGCAAGACGGTGGTCGGGGAGTTCGCCGTCCACCTCGCCCTGGCCCGGGGGACCAAGGCGTTCTACACCACGCCCATCAAGGCGCTGAGCAACCAGAAGTACACGGACCTGGTGCGCGCCCACGGCGCCGAGCGAGTGGGCCTGCTCACCGGTGACACCTCCATCAACCCGGACGCGCAGGTCGTGGTGATGACCACGGAGGTGCTGCGCAACATGCTCTACGCGGACTCCGACGCCCTCACCGACCTCGGGTTCGTGGTGATGGACGAGGTGCACTACCTCGCGGACCGCTTCCGCGGCCCCGTGTGGGAGGAGGTGATCATCCACCTGCCCGAGCACGTGCAGCTGATCTCCCTCTCCGCCACCGTGTCCAACGCGGAGGAGTTCGGCGCGTGGCTGGACACCGTGCGCGGCGCCACCACCGTCGTCGTCTCCGAGCACCGCCCCGTGCCCCTGTGGCAGCACGTCATGGCGGGCAGCCACCTCTACGACCTCTTCGCGGAGGACGTCGCGTTCGAGGACACCGCGGACCGGGACGGCGCCGCCCTGCTCAACCCCGAGCTCAAGCGCCTGGCCGTCGAGGCCGAGCGCGGGGCGCAGCGCCCCGACTGGGGCCGGCCCGGCCGCCGCCAGGACAAGGGCGGCCGCGGCGGCGGGCCCAAGGGCCGCACCAGGGGCGGCCGCGGCGGTCGGGACGATCGTCCTGACCGTTCCGGCCGTCCGGCGGCGTCGGGCTGGGACCGGGACCGGGGCGCCGCCGCGCGCACCGGCCACGGCGAGGACGCCCCGCGCCGCCGCAGCATGACCACCTCCCGCCCGGAGATGATCCGCGTGCTGGAACGCGAGGGCCTGCTGCCCTGCATCACCTTCATCTTCTCGCGAGCCGGGTGCGACGGCGCCGTGGAGCAGTGCCTGCGCGCAGGGCTGGACCTCACCACGCCGCGCGAGAAGGCCCTCGTCGCCGAGCGCGTCGAGGAGGTCGCGCGCCTCCTGCCGCCCGAGGACCTCGAGGTGCTCGGCTTCTGGGCGTGGCGCGACAGCCTCTCCCGGGGCTTCGCCGCCCACCACGCCGGCATGCTGCCCCCGTTCAAGGAGGCCGTGGAGGACCTGTTCGCCGGCGGCGCCCTGAAGGCCGTCTTCGCCACGGAGACCCTGGCGCTCGGCATCAACATGCCCGCCCGCTCCGTGGTGATCGAGAAGCTCGTGAAGTTCAACGGCGAGTCCCACGTGGACATCACGGCGGGGGAGTACACCCAGCTCACGGGCCGCGCCGGCCGCCGCGGGATCGACGTGGAGGGCCACGCCGTGGTGATGTGGCGTCCCGGCCTGGACCCGGCCGCCGTCGCCGGCCTGGCCTCGCGCCGCACCTATCCGCTGCGCTCCTCGTTCCGCCCCACCTACAACATGTCGGTGAACCTGCTGTCCCAGGTGGGCGCGGACCGTGCCCGCGGCATCCTCGAGTCCTCGTTCGCACAGTTCCAGGCGGACCGCTCCGTGGTGGGCCTCGCGCGCGAGGTCCGGTCCAAGGAGAGCAGCCTCGAGAAGTACGCCGCGGCCATGGAGTGCCACCTGGGCGACGTCGGCGAGTACCTCGGGCTGCGCAAGGAGCTCGCCTCCGTGCAGAAGTCCGGCTCGCAGGGGCGCCGGCGCGCCCAGATCGCGGCGGTGAAGGAGTCGCTGTCGGACCTCGCGCCGGGCGACGTCATCCAGCTCGACGACGGGCGCCAGCTCGGCCGCGCCGTCGTGGTCCTCCCCGCGGGCAACCCGCAGAACCCGCGCGTGGGCGTCGTGACGGACAAGGCGCAGCTGCGCCGCATCACGGTCGACGACGTCACGGGCCCCGTGGACCCGATCGCGGGAGCCGTCCTGCCGCAGCTGCTGCAGGTGAAGACCCCCGCGCAGCGCAAGGACATCGCCGCCGCGATGCGGGAGGCCGTGCGGATCCACCGCCCGCCCACGGGGGGACGACGCCGCTCCACGGGCTTCCGCCTGCAGGAGGACACCGTGTCCCCCCGCGCCGAGGAGCTGCGCCGCGCCCTCGAGCGCCACCCGTGCCACGGGTGCCAGGACCGGGAGGAGCACCTGCGCTGGGGCGAGCGCTGGTGGGGGATGAAGCGTGAGCTCTCGGTGCTGCGCGAGCGGATCGCGGGTCGCACCAACACGATCGCCCGCACGTTCGATCGCGTGGTGGGCCTGCTGAACTCCTACGGCTACGTCCGCGACGACGTCGCCGACCCGGCCGACGCCCTCACCGACAAGGGCCAGACCCTGCGGCGCATCTACGGCGAGCGCGACCTCTTCGCCTCGCTCGTGCTGCACGACCCGGCCACGGCCTCGCTGACGCCCGAGGAGTGGGCGTGCGTGGCGGCGCTGCTCGTGTACCAGGGCAAGGGCGAGACCCGCGGCGTGGTGCCGATGCCCACGGCGCGGCTGGCCCGCGTGGCGGAGGCCGCGGAGGCGATCGAGGCGGACCTCGCCGCCGCCGAGCAGGCCGCCCGCCTGGACCCGACCCCGCCCACCGATCCCGGGCTCGTGGGGCCGGTGCACCGCTGGGTGCGCGGCAAGTCCCTGCGGGACACCCTGCAGGGCGCGGACCTCGCGGCGGGCGACTTCGTGCGCTGGGCCCGCCAGGTGATCGACGTGCTCGACCAGCTGGCCCAGGTGCCCGGCGACGCGCACCGCTCCCGGGCGTGCCGACACGCGGCGGGCCTGGTGGCCCGCGGAGTGGTGGCCACCTCCCTTCCCGGCGCCGCCCAGCCCGGGGCGCTAGGGTGA
- a CDS encoding polyprenol monophosphomannose synthase has translation MRVLTIIPTYNEIESLPLTLGRLREAVPEVDVLVVDDSSPDGTGEWADRRAAEDAGVHVLHRAEKNGLGGAYIAGFRWGLERGYDVLVEMDADGSHQPEQLPRLLEAVRTADLVIGSRRVPGGKMVNWPMSRKLISFGGSLYPRIMLGLNLTDITAGYRAYRADVLREIDLDDVQSKGYGFQVDMTFRTARLGKRIVEVPITFVERELGESKMSGGIIGEAVVNVTRWGLAARAEQLGKLFGR, from the coding sequence ATGCGCGTGCTGACCATCATCCCCACCTACAACGAGATCGAGTCGCTGCCGCTGACCCTCGGTCGACTCCGCGAGGCCGTCCCCGAGGTGGACGTGCTCGTGGTGGACGACTCCTCCCCGGACGGCACCGGCGAGTGGGCCGACCGCCGCGCCGCCGAGGACGCGGGGGTCCACGTGCTGCACCGCGCCGAGAAGAACGGCCTGGGCGGGGCGTACATCGCGGGCTTCCGCTGGGGGCTCGAGCGCGGCTACGACGTGCTCGTGGAGATGGACGCCGACGGCTCGCACCAGCCCGAGCAGCTGCCCCGACTCCTGGAGGCCGTCCGCACCGCGGACCTCGTGATCGGCTCCCGCCGCGTGCCGGGCGGCAAGATGGTCAACTGGCCGATGTCCCGCAAGCTCATCTCCTTCGGCGGCTCGCTCTACCCCCGCATCATGCTCGGCCTCAACCTCACGGACATCACCGCCGGCTACCGCGCCTACCGCGCGGACGTGCTGCGCGAGATCGACCTCGACGACGTGCAGTCCAAGGGCTACGGCTTCCAGGTGGACATGACGTTCCGCACTGCCCGCCTGGGCAAGCGGATCGTGGAGGTCCCCATCACCTTCGTCGAGCGCGAGCTCGGCGAGTCCAAGATGAGCGGCGGCATCATCGGCGAGGCCGTGGTCAACGTGACCCGCTGGGGCCTGGCCGCCCGCGCCGAGCAGCTGGGCAAGCTGTTCGGCCGCTGA
- a CDS encoding RNA polymerase-binding protein RbpA: MSDRSLRGMRLGAQSLESEAGVEPAARQRVEYRTEDGEQVFVTFAVEADVPATWTSKTGKEAFLVSGEKPTEPEGKPVRSHWDMLLERRSIPELEETLEIQLKKLRASRGEAVDA, encoded by the coding sequence GTGAGCGATCGCAGCCTGCGCGGCATGCGCCTGGGGGCCCAGTCCCTGGAGTCGGAGGCCGGCGTCGAGCCCGCCGCCCGCCAGCGTGTGGAGTACCGCACCGAGGACGGCGAGCAGGTGTTCGTCACCTTCGCGGTGGAGGCCGACGTGCCTGCCACCTGGACGTCCAAGACGGGCAAGGAGGCCTTCCTGGTCAGCGGCGAGAAGCCGACGGAGCCCGAGGGCAAGCCGGTCCGCAGCCACTGGGACATGCTGCTCGAGCGCCGCTCCATCCCTGAGCTCGAGGAGACCCTCGAGATCCAGCTGAAGAAGCTGCGCGCCAGCCGCGGCGAGGCCGTCGACGCCTGA